From one Lolium rigidum isolate FL_2022 chromosome 4, APGP_CSIRO_Lrig_0.1, whole genome shotgun sequence genomic stretch:
- the LOC124708498 gene encoding uncharacterized protein LOC124708498: MDLAPFKLDIDELLDDYAKEHCTSFTDFKRAWMAKKFSYIYEGRPKTNSGVFMQSLFLHCIGHMASQTSLSQRLAGLYCLYCLYECQPYKPHFKIYLSLEESKQLKEFITEAKQRGIGLVPSLVKRMLDKGMFLFGFINLLGDHGAKQVDELNAFQTKRVKFACDKLFANTQIGRYTHTDLGEELELDTIKKLSMDYAKAKELALTEVSQTVDVENAKHILQNDKLLGDRVEEIVKEWDAQKEEFYQNTGVSPGDELAVVDNDEPEEFPYENDSHAELAVIDNDNSGEFYDENDGFDELDQLLLE; encoded by the exons ATGGATCTTGCTCCTTTCAAGCTGGATATTGACGAGCTGCTAGATGATTATGCCAAG GAACATTGCACGTCATTCACTGATTTCAAGAGAGCGTGGATGGCCAAGAAGTTCTCTTATATCTATGAAGGCCGACCCAAGACCAACTCGGGTGTTTTCATGCAGTCCCTCTTTTTGCATTGTATAG GCCATATGGCTTCCCAAACTTCTCTATCTCAAAGGTTGGCAGGTCTTTACTGCCTTTACTGTCTTTATGAGTGCCAACCATACAAGCCACACTTCAAAATTTATCTGTCTCTTG AGGAGTCCAAGCAACTCAAAGAGTTCATCACGGAGGCTAAGCAGAGAGGAATTGGTCTTGTACCATCACTTGTCAAAAGGATGCTAGACAAAGGCATGTTTTTGTTTGGATTCATCAATTTGCTTGGTGACCATGGGGCCAAGCAGGTTGACGAATTGAATGCATTCCAGACTAAACGGGTGAAATTTGCCTGTGACAA GTTGTTTGCAAATACTCAAATAGGGAGATACACACACACTGACTTG GGTGAGGAGCTTGAACTTGATACCATCAAGAAATTGTCAATGGACTATGCTAAAGCCAAAGAATTGGCGTTGACAG AGGTAAGCCAAACGGTTGATGTGGAAAATGCCAAGCACATCCTTCAGAATGACAAACTGCTGGGCGACAGGGTAGAGGAAATCGTGAAAGAGTGGGATGCCCAGAAGGAAGAATTCTACCAGAACACTGGTGTGTCTCCTGGTGATGAACTGGCAGTGGTTGACAATGACGAGCCAGAAGAATTCCCCTATGAAAATGATAGCCACGCTGAACTGGCGGTGATTGACAACGACAATTCAGGAGAATTCTACGATGAAAACGATGGATTTGATGAGTTAGATCAGCTTCTGCTGGAATGA